Within Oryzias melastigma strain HK-1 linkage group LG23, ASM292280v2, whole genome shotgun sequence, the genomic segment ACATCTGTGTACAGTGGCGGTGCACGTGCACGTGGGCGTGTTCGTGCTGAGGTGAGACGGCGCTCAGAGTGGTGTCTGTGAACGGAGCTGCAGACACTGCATGTGGGTCAGTTCCTCTGCGCAGGACGGGGTTAGCATTAGCTAAGGACTGTCCTAGCTCAATAaaggcggctgtggtgcagtggtagggcggtcgactcctgatcggaagtgAGCGGGTTTGactcctgccttgcccgcccatgtgtcgaagtatccttgggcaagacactgaaccccgaattacctctggtgggaggttggcgccacagtttggcagcggagcccccatcaatgtgtgaatgggtcagtgactgtgaagcgctttgggccctcgaaggagggtagaaagcagtatacaacatttaccatttacatttaaatatattcatatcatatatagattatttatgtatttctgaacaaatgtttataaatgtataaactctagagctgtcaggcgattaaattttttaatcgtgattaatcgccttgtccatagttaactcgcgattaatcgcaaattaccatgtggcctttttttaaggaaaaaaaatgtgtgcttcgtggaatttagcagttctacataaattatgaaaacaagaatgacaaaattaatagttttcatcagaaatactttattttgtatcattgtattgagataaactttcttaacaataaaaggctgtaacataaaatgcctaacaaaagcccaagtgcaagtgaaggacattttaaattctaaacttcaatcaacattcagtaaaataaaataaaaacatcaaaaataacatttccataacactttcatgttcattttttgtcaggaccaaatcttttcctcctctgctgaactgcagtaataaatgaaatagagatttatcatttccaattaacttttgttttttaaaacatcaaagactgagaaaagtgggatactctgtggatagtttgacagtctgttactgccgccgtgttctctggctgcagctcgatgcagcgacgtgtccagcggagctcacgccatgaatatgccagcagacagaccgctatgctgtggctggatcacgcttaaacctccagaacatttaaaacgttccCCGGtacgcttgctgttcggaacgtcggtggtccgcagctctcgggacgcggcgccggacacgAGCCGGTATCACCAgagtggtactggacgcgaaccagagccgggttagggtgcaggagctctccgcgtcctggcgccgggccggttctagctagccaGGTTGGAGACcagcccgtgatctagtgagagcagccggtgagttggagggcgatGAGGGATGCCTgtgcggtgtggaaaggcacgtatgagaaaatccgcgattaatgcggcaaaaaaattgtcggcgtcacgcATGTCAAgttaacgcgtaattaacgcgacaaatctgacagccctattaaactcaaaatcggaatcgaattgatccaggttcttgtgaatcaaatcaaattgtttctggaaattataatacATAGCCAGCTCCTAGTAATCACTCCCAGTAGTATTTAGTTTgagtgaagtcttgtttgtgccactctttCTGCATGCCTGAGCGTTCTCAATCTGACCTGATCGTCTGCTTCGTCTGCtacctgccccgaccctcgcctggacccccTCATACTCGTGCTTGACCTCAGCCTGCcagaccctgatttagctttgtggacttttagctgtttcACTCCTGTGGTCCTGCCTGTGCCAAATacacctgctgcacttggatccagccgtctgcctcACAGTTTGACGTGGCGTACTTTTCTCCTTTGACTTTGTAGTTGTGACACTTGGGGTGTGTTGCtcctgatatatatatatatatatatatatatataatatttttttttaattaactttttttctgttttttcagtgtgaatgctataagttgaatttggccgctgaagatgctagtggtgataactgaaaatgctaaaagtgATTGCTAAAAACGTTTAAACtgatagccggctaaaatatgagttaaataccaaattagccttaaaaactaaaaaaaaatcctaaattagccaaaatagctagtatggagctggaatattagctaaactccaaaatagcctaaaaaaacttaataaatgccaaaatagtcaaaaaagctaggaTAGTACCATTatcactttcaactttactacactctgactctttatattttaaagaacgactaatcgactaattagtcgtcgattagtcgactaatcgtggcagccctgctAACGGTGGATCTTTGATCCACAGACgatccatgtttttatttcagggTTTCTGCTGATGCCCATCCAACCTGCAGCTGTTGGAGAAGTGAAgctggtttgatttttttacatcctCAATGACATAAATCTGCTGTTCTGTTTAAGCAGATCAGCAGCGTTTGGCAGGATTTCTTCGGTATCAAACCTTCGCCTGAGTCAGACCACCATGAGCTTCTCCCTCTGCAGAGCGTGCCCACAGCTGGTGCTCGTGAGCGTACGGCCAAGCTGTGCTGTGACCCCCGTCTCTCCAACCTGCCGAAGCCCCCCCCCATCCTCCCTCCCACAGCATCAGCTGCTGCTCTAATCCTGTGGGTGTGTGAGTCAGGGTGGGGGCGGAGCCTGGAAGTGGGTCACGGGAAAAATGAGGCCATGCGGGGCTTGAACTGAGACCTTCCATCTGTCTGAGATCGGCGCAGCTCCCCGTCCGCTGGTGTGAAGCAGCTCTGGAtggtagctccgccccctccatgAGTGTGGCGTTTTGTCCTCCGAAACGACAGCGCCCGGGAAGCGTTCTTCACGGTTGTGGGTTTATGACAGGCGGAAACATGAGAGCTGGAATGAATCGATGTGAGGAGAGTGAGCTGAATCACTGCTATTCACTTCACTGCTCTAACGAGCAGCTCAGTGTAAAAGATCCAAAGACGGTTTCAGTGAAGGGAGATGCGCCCAAGGCTGCGGTCTCCAGCATCTGCTCTGCTGCTTTTGTGGAcatcttcaatatttgaggatCATCTTCAACGAATCTAAGGAATCCTTTGGAATCAAATAATCTAAAGCTGCATGCTGCAGGAGATCATTATGCTGAAAAACATCTGAGTGTAAACACAGAAAGTGCTCCGGATTGTTCTTAGACAATCATAAATGGATGTTTGGGGCTTTCAAACCCTTCAGATGTTTTTCCCGCTTTTTCACACATTTGAAAGTATGTTATCTTTCATCTGAACAGTTTTACTAGTAAATATAGCATCAGTAGcgttgttaaatatttttcagttcttttcaaAAAGATTATGATTTTCTATAaagggtggaaacgtgctgacgtaagattgATGCCAACAGCttcctccaggaagagtctgctctgaatGCTCCGCCCTAACActaacactcaatttctcctcTGAACTAGTGATGATCAGCtaaaaacgttcattttagatgcagaataccgtatatcttccagttctgtcttcaataaatacCAGCTCAAgtaggtgtttgttactttggacgcagggctcctttaagactCCTCTCCCCTGCCTTTGGCACAGTCGTCCAGAAGCtgtgtgtatttctgttgtgaaccagtgtataGATGGCCAGGCccactaaaggcagatatattgtatgtacatccatctttgaagaagttgggaatattttcgtgggagaaatgaCGTTGACAAAGACTCTAGGATGGCGTCATGAAATAAGGGGCAGCagcacgcagcggcaggcggagcttcaggaatcaagtGGTTTTACttctggtaggaaaaaactcacaaaaaataactaatgtttcataaataatttgttttaaagtgttccaaaggtaatttatgatcatatatatggatatagttcactctgaaaggcttaagatcCACTGGTCCGGACGACCCAAAAAACACAGCGTGTATGCGCGTCGATTCCGCAGCCCTATATCGCCCGCTGCACTACCAGTCCGCTCCTCACAGCCTCTGTAACCCGGGCATGACATTTTTTCCGTGCTTCAGCCGTGACATGGTCGTgtaagccagtgggaccgggccttcaggtcgcgggccgaacaggataaacatttattgaacactctcaaactacatttttaaaacttttaacataattctgaactagatatacaacattacctgcgataatgctagtgtgaatgctgtgatagctgaaaacgctgaagctgatattcagctaaaatattagctaaatcccaaattagcctaaaaaacttaaaaaaaactagtttagccaaaacttctagcatgtaactgaaaaaaatagctaatcttcaaaataacctaaaaaactgaaaaaaaagtctaaattagccaaaaagctagcaaaatgacaatttttaaaacttttaactgtaacttttgaacataattatgaataataaaaggcaggaatattattccagaataaatcaacttaaaccttaaataactttcgatattttactctccataaaaatatattttgtcaaaattattcaagttagaaataaacacaagataacatcggtcattaataacaataaaataaaatgatctgaagggccggatctggcccccgggccttgactttgacacatgtgctctaacAGCTTCTCCTTTTTCAACATCTCCTGTTTGGAGTCATGAAGACGGCGCGGTGTGCTGACGCCGCCCGTGTCTTCGTGTGATGAGACCGCAGGCTCGTGTGTCGTGCACGTGAGCCGGGAGGCTGATTACCATATCCCCCAGCGGCTGCAGAGCTAATGGAGGCAGACAGTCTCATATCAGAGGAAATATATTTCCAATGGATGATAGAAAGTCGGGCTGCAGATGCTCACAGGAGGATCCTCCCCCCAACGTTACCGGCATTTCTGTGAGGGACTCTGCAGTCCCTGTGTGCTGCTTTCAGTCATTTTTACGTCTCACTTCCATCCTAATCTTTTAAGCCGGTTGCTATTTTTTGAATCTTCAAACTGATTAACCTCTTTTCTGTAACGTTTGATGTAGCACGACTGGAGGAGCTCCTTACTCCTCTGTATCGGACAGTTGGAGCTGATAGATGAGCatttaaggcaggggtgtcaaactcaatcgcacaagggaccaaaagccaaaacacaccttaggtcacgggctgaacaggataaacatttattgaacactctaaaacaggggtgtcaaactcaagtcctcgagggccgatgtcctgctggttttccagaaattctgcctcatctgctgctgattacctggatcaggcgtgtttggccaataaggagcttcaaagtcaggttggttggaaaacatgtaggacaccggccctcgaggcctggagttcgacacctgtgctctaaaactacatttttaaaactttaaaactgtaactttttaacataattataaactagatacaCAGCATTACCTGCCATAATACttatgtgaatgctgtaatctgaatttggccgctgaagatgctgaaattgataattaaaaacattgaagctgatagctgaacacACTAaagttaacagctgaaaacagtgTATCTCATAGCTGAAAAGgttgaagttaatagctgaaaacgctgaagctaattgctgaaaacactgaggctaatagctagtaaaaatattagctatatgccaaattagtcctAAAAACAAGGTTATCCAAGACAGCTAGCaagtagttgaaatattagctaaactccaaaatagccgaaaaaatcttaaaaatgctaaaatagttaaaaaaaaactagcagaatgtcaattaaaaactttaaaaccgtaactttttaacataaaaatgaataataaaaaggcagaaatattattttagattaaatcaacttaaaccttaaataactttcaatattttactctccataaactatattttgtcaaaaattatacaagttagaaataagcccaacataacatcggaccattaataacaataaaataaaatgatctggagggccggatagaattaccctgagggccggatccggcccccgggccttgactttgacacgtgtgatttAAGTGTTCCACTGAAGTTTGTAACTCCACTTCTTCTAGTGACAAAAAATAACTCTCAGGCGTGCCGTCAGAGAGGAGACACGCGTGTGGGGACAAACATGGATGTTCAGTCGGCAGTGGGGAGTAAATGGACTCTGCCTCTAAGAGGTTTGCTGAAGGCTGGAGGGCAATTTAGTTGTGTTAGAAATCCATTTGAACGACAGCGCGTCCATGAGAGGGGCGTGTCTACTGTGTCAGGTTGACGCTCAGAAAGGCAGCACTTGAATGTCCGGAAATGAGTGGAGAGCGCCCTTCAGCTTCACACCCGGGGGGTGGGGataggtggtggtggtggtggggtgtaGTGATCGATGCAGCCGGATATTGAATGCTTCTCAGGAGATAGCATCGGATCACTCTTCATTTGCCTCCTCTTCACCCGACCGGCTTCaccataatttgttttttagtgttctgaaggaaatatatgatcatatacatgGATATGGTTTACTCTGAGAGGCTGAGGAAAATCATAAAATTCTATTTGAATCTTCTGTCTTGTCTTTCCAGACTCTAAACAGGATTTTCTCTTTTGGaatttataaacttttatgAAGGTGCTTCCTCTTGAACCAACTGATGATGTCTGACAAAGGTCTGAAAACTCCAGTGATGTGGCGGGCTGTCTTCATCCATTAATGATGAAGATCTCCTCACCATCTGCATCTATTGAGGAGAAGCATAAAAGCATTAATGGGTTTGAGGATGAAGACATGAAGGGTTCGTGTTTCAGGTCATACACTGGGGTGGGAGGTTCTTTGACATCTATGTTTATTCCAAAATTCTCTTTCATAAAGCCAAATGACCTGAAGGAAGACAGACATTTATTAGTCTGAAAATCCACCTTCCTCTTATGTCTGTCACTCTAACGTGAATGTGGAGTGAAGGTTCAAGTGCACAGGGGGTAAAACATCAAGAGGATATCTGATAGACCTCTGCTGTCACAGGGGTACCAGTCAGTGACCCCCtgacatttctgtaaatgtgtcCACCAAAGTCgatgtttgtttttccctcagaaCAACAAAACAGTTGTTCAGTGAAAATGTCCATGTGATGGGGTGTTCCTCCTTGTCTGCCCTTCGTAGAACTCTTTGGACACCATGGTTGGTGTCCTCAAGTTTATTATCAAGTTGAGCGAGATAGAAACAAGAAGTTGAAGAAAACGGCAGTTTGAGCCTTTGAGCAGCTCCCCAGTCCAGGATGGACAACTGGATGAAGGTTGGATAAATACTGGGTGAATACTGGATCAAGGCTGGTTCAGGGCTTGATGAAGGGTAAATGATTGGATGAAGGATGAATGTTGGCTGAGGGAAAGCTGCAGGAAGACTGGAGAAAGGCTAGATGAAGGATGGGTAAAGACAGGGTGATGGATGAATGTAGGCTGGGTGAAGGCTGGATGAAGGGTGGATGAAGACCGGATGAAGGCAGGGTGAAGGATTGATGAAGGCTGGGTGAAGACTGAATAAAGGCTGGATGAAGGGTGGATGAAGACTGGATGAAGGGAGGGGGAAGGATCGATGTAGGCAGGGTGAAGGCTGGGTGAAGACTGGATGAAGGGTGGATGAAGTATGGATGAAGACCGGATGAAGGCAGGGTGAAGGATGGATGTAGGCTAGGTGAAGGCTGTATAAAGGCTGGATGAAGGGTGGATGAAGGCTGGATGAAGACTGGATGAAGGCAGGGTGAAGACTGTATAAAGGCTGGGTGAAGGATCGATGTAGGCTGGGTGAAGACTGAATAAAGGCTGGATGAAGGGTGGACGTAGTCTTGGTGAAGGCTGAATGAAGGCTGGATGAAGGGTGGACGTAGTCTTGGTGAACGCTGGGTGAGCGATGGGTGAAAGCTGAATAAAGGCTGAGTGAAAACTGGGTGAGAGTGGAAACAGGCAAAGGAATCAGAGCTAAATTTTTAGTCACAACACACATTAGTGCTAAAAACATTTCACGATAAACTTACCAAATGCACATCAATGGTACTTTCAATTTTCATGATGCCCCCTGACCGCACGATCCTTAAGGGAACTGCCAGACACACCTGTAAGACAAGATACACTTGCATTCCCCCAAAGCCTCTGCTCTCTACGACGGTCTAACAGCccgaacaacccaaaaacctgcagcacccgcACAGGTCAACCCTCCATAAGGGTGTATGTATCTTATGCTTAAACCTCAGATATAGAATTACTCAAACTTGCAGGCAACTAGCATACAATATAGTATTTGCATGACTAAATGCCTTtgaagagtttagcttctatttaagcaacaggctaacgtttttaacttgtttagtttattgaggaattttatagtaattttggGGTCTACCCAGTATTTAAGCAAGGTGgtagttttttttggctaatttgaatctactgaggttttataatGCTAATtgggtgtttagctaatattttcgcaacatgctaacgtttttgactaatttagttttttttaaggaattttaggctattttggagtttagctagcatttaggcaacaagctagattttttggctaatttgggatctactaaggttttttcggctaatttgaagttcagctcATCTTTAAGCAAcacatattttagcattttctttttaggtattagggatttttaagcaattttactacaaatttttcagaaatttagggcAACTTCAGCActcaaaatgtaacatttttcaaaagatttCAGCATATCTTTTcctgcgtcaccattttcagcaaaaagcttcacaatcttcagcgactactttcagtaaaaagcattcacactatagcaatatcgcaggtaatgcaactcttCTAGTCTGCTTTggtgttcatgttttttccaGCTAAACCTAATCTgacgccccccttcccatccaCCCTGATGTGATGTTTGGTGAAGTGTGCCATGCTGCTGCTGTGAGAGGAATCTGTCAGCTCTGACAGTCAAAGTTCGCTCCTTTTTAATCTAATAACATCCCGGGGCCTTGTTTCTAGAACCGTGAGTGGGTTTTAGAGTAAAATGTGACGGATGCCTGTTTTCACGCAGCTGGGTGTAAAAGCGTGCGTGTGATGCTCTCCGTCATTCATCCATAGAAGGTCCATGTTAATGAGGGAAGAATCTGCAAATAAGGAACTTtggtcagccaatcagaagacGGATCATGGAGACCTCAGCGAGGAAATCAGTGTGAGTTTGAGGCTCTGGTGAGACAGAAGGAAAAATGGGAAAAGGTTCAGTTAGAGTCTCAGCTCAGACATTTTACAGGAAAACAAACTACAGCAGGAACATCTGTAGGAGCTAAAGAAAGAGGTCatgaaaacacagacaaaaaagaggaggagaactCTGTTCTTCAACAAAAGACGAGAGTTGTTAGTAATTAGCAATCgctgaaatgttttctaaaattcTTCTAGAAAACGTCTGTTCCCATTCTATCGTATCAACTCACTAAACAGTGATGGAAATCCTTGAAAACCTcagtttttaaggattttagttttagttttactttttttttaaacttttttttgtctgtttcagaGTTTAACTAAtctttaagctacatgctagctgttttggctaatttatgctatttttaaaagtttactaggctgttttagagtttagctaatatttcagctacatcccagctgttttagttaatttagttttcttttcttttttttttaacttttttagacTGTCTTGTAGTTCatctaatatttaagctacatgctagctgttttgNNNNNNNNNNNNNNNNNNNNNNNNNNNNNNNNNNNNNNNNNNNNNNNNNNNNNNNNNNNNNNNNNNNNNNNNNNNNNNNNNNNNNNNNNNNNNNNNNNNNNNNNNNNNNNNNNNNNNNNNNNNNNNNNNNNNNNNNNNNNNNNNNNNNNNNNNNNNNNNNNNNNNNN encodes:
- the LOC112153434 gene encoding uncharacterized protein LOC112153434, producing MQVYLVLQVCLAVPLRIVRSGGIMKIESTIDVHLFSLSLYSAFTHRSPSVHQDYVHPSSSLHSAFTKTTSTLHPAFIQSSPSLHRSFTQPLYSLHPAFIQSSSSLHPPFIQPLYSLHLAYIHPSPCLHPVFIHTSSTLHPVFTQPSPCLHRSFPLPSSSLHPPFIQPLFSLHPAFINPSPCLHPVFIHPSSSLHPAYIHPSPCLYPSFI